The stretch of DNA AGCTATTAACACATTAGCAGAAGAAAATATTAATATTCGTGCTCTTTCAATAGCAGATACAACCAAATACGGAATTTTAAGATTAATTGTTTCTGATAATGAAAAAGCAATAGATGCTCTTGAAAAAGATGGTTTTATCGTAAAAGAAAATGAAGTTATCATTTTAGCAGTTCCAGACAAACCTAATGGATTAAATTCAACATTAGCAGTCTTCGATGAAAACGGAATCAATTTAGAATACTTATACGCATTTGTAAGTACTAAATCTGATGAAGCTATTGTTGTTATGAGATTAGAAAACATGGAAAAAGCTTTTGAAGCATTAGAAAATAGCGATGTTAAAATCTTAGACGCAGAAGACATTAAAGATTTATAGAAAAGATTCATTCTTTTCTAAACTTATTTTTTATATTATAAATTAAAATTAGAACAAAATAACTATTTTTAGAAATTTTTAAA from Methanobrevibacter sp. encodes:
- a CDS encoding amino acid-binding protein — encoded protein: MAVKQISIFIENKEGRIKKAINTLAEENINIRALSIADTTKYGILRLIVSDNEKAIDALEKDGFIVKENEVIILAVPDKPNGLNSTLAVFDENGINLEYLYAFVSTKSDEAIVVMRLENMEKAFEALENSDVKILDAEDIKDL